In Leishmania donovani BPK282A1 complete genome, chromosome 28, the genomic stretch gcgaagcggaTTCGTGAGGCCGAGGCCGAGAGCCGCAAGAAGCGAGATCATAAGGATGTGCGTATTCAGAAGGACGTAGAGGAGGAGCGGAAGCAGagggaggagctgcagcgtcagcgcgaggaggaggagaagcagcgcatcgagATGGTGCGCAAGCAGCGTGAGGAGGCCCAAAAGAAGCGGGAGGAGATCcagaagcagcgcgaggaTGAGATCAAGCGCCGCAAGGCTGAGATCGAAgcagagaggcagaagctgaaggagctgcaggaggagcacgagagggagcaggaggaggtccgccagcgtcgcgtcgcggaggagaaggaggcacAGAAGAGGGCCGAGAAGAAGGCCGAGGAGGTCGAGGGCGAGTTCGCTGCGACGCGCcggcagaggaagggggagttggaggagctgcagcgccagcgcgagaaggaggagaagcagcgcatcgagATGGTGCGCAAGCAGCGTGAGGAGGCCCagaggaagaaggagaaACTGAAGGAGAGGGAcagcaaggaggcggaggagatcAAGCGCCAGCGGAAGGAAgagcaggcggagctgcagaagtGGCGGGAaaaggagcaggaggcgcagcgcaagaaGATCGAGGAGCTTCGCACGAAAGGCAAGAAGGACTCGAAAAAGGAGCAGATTCTaaaggaaaaaaggaggactgctgctgcggagcgagagcgcctggaggagcagcgcaggaagcagaaggaagaggaggagaaggagctaGAGGCGAAGCGCAAAAGGGTGATGGAGCAGCTAGAGAAGAACTACGACATCGTTGACGAGGAGGAGTacgagcgagagcgggagaAGGCAAGACAGATGAGGGAAGAGCAGGAAAAGGCAACTGCCGTGGCCCTCGGACTTGCGTAGACGACATTGAACGAACCAAACTCCGTCatacgcgcgtgcgcggcaggagggaaggggtgaTCTGCTCCTCCCCGTGCGTGCTGGGGACTTTTCCCAGGGCTGCTCAgcactttctctctctgcgttatccgttgcacacacacacacacacatatatatatatatatatacacagACATATAAGCACACACAATTACACATTCCgttctgctttttttttttcgtcctttttcttcctttgcCCACTTCGCCACTACTGCCTTTGcatctctgtgcgcgcgtgtttgtgcttGATGTCAGCATtgcaccctcctccccctccttctctggcCATTGCACGAAGCCATGTAGACTCTGTAGATGTGCCTAATGGTGGCGATGATATTGTGTGACCTTgtccttccttttcctttttttttctccttgcTTCCTCCGCTATGCTCGCCTTGTTTTTCCCTTTTAGCGTGAtgaggcgtgtgtgtgtgtgagagcgTGCCTCTCTTGGCACCGGGGCATTGCTCTTTTTTCGTCATTAACGGCATCGCCTAGCGTTGGCTGCCTTGCACGCCATCTTCctttttccctcttccccaacctgctctctttcccttcttctGTATTGCCGTGAATACGCTTTCGGCTTCATGGATGACCTCTTTTTCATGACTTGTACGCTAGCTGATGGGTGACTGTGTCCTCTTCCGCGCATGCACGCCGGACTCTCGATCTGTGGTGACGGTACCCTCTAGCGTGTGCTGTAGGTCGTATTTGTGGCCGGTTGCTGCTTTTTCATGGATGAGGGAGGGGTCTTTTCACGGTGCGGCGCTGTGTGTTCTCATTGTAGCTGAGTGATGTCTGTGATGTGAtgctgcgtctctctctatctctgtacttgtgtgtgtgtgtgtggacgGCTAGGCGGATCCCGATAGAAAGTGTGTGCTGTCGCTCTcgttgtgcgtgtctctgtaCATGTATTCCTTGGGCCTCTTTCTTTCACCCATTCCCCCTCTGTGTTTGGTGTTCCACACCtggtctctctcccttctctcgtcTTTAGTCGTCCTGTGCGTTGCCTCAGGACATTGCCTTTattttccgtttttttttgctgtaGCAAGCTCTtgtctttccctctctcgctcgccctcctcctctgtctttCCTACGCTGGCTGtatctttctcttctctgtgaccttgtctgtctctcccaccacacatacacattCCCGAATACGCGTGAGTGCGCTATCGAGATGCACTCTCtttggttttttttttttgcttcgtggcttctctttctctctccctgctcttcccttctccacCCTCTCTTGCTTTCATGCAGGCCATATGTGTGCGCCGAAGCTACgagggagaaaagggagCCATGGATTCTGCAGGAGTTCCAttgggggtgggggttgggggggcggggagggctTTGCATGtggcctgtgcgcgtgtacgtacatatgtatgtatgcgtatctcttcctctcttccaGATATCATCAAGCGAATCGAGCGTGCGCCGTATCTTCTCGTCTCTCTTCTTTGTATCCATGCACGTCTTCGAGCTCCGTCTTCGTGTGTTCAGTGTGATCTTGGTctctttctttgtttttgtgtCTCTCCATGCTCGAGGATactcgtgtgtgtgggggtgcGCCTGCCTCCCCCCAGCCACACGCCCTTTTTCCctgagagagggggagagagatttgctctccccctcacccAATTGCCTTGTgcttatatatatatcttcACCTGTTCGGTTTCGGTTCTCTTCTCAGGCCAGCCACCGTCTCTACCCTGCCCCTGTTTAACAAtccgtcatcgtcgtcgctccCTCCAGAAAACGGAGAACCAAcccctttccctttttgATCCAATGAACCAAGCACATGGAGCGAGAGGgcaccaaaaagaaaacaacgtAGACTAACCATACAGCACAGACCCCAGAGTcagaggcgaggagggaAACCTGGCAGATGCTACGGCTTTGTgtccgcacacgcacagagacacaggCGCAAGCGCTTCTTCTCGCCGTCTgcgtctcttcctctctccctctcccttcttgGAGGActgaaaagggggagggggagggggtaggtGGATTGCATGCTTAAGCCGCACCGGTTCAAAACTCTGTAATCTGTCTCCTCTGTGGACTCTCTAGCGCTGCTATGCGTTGGCGCATGTGTGAAAGGGTAGAGAcgggacgaggaggagttGGAGAGATGGCCAAGGCTGCTAGGGCGATGCACATCATGTATGTTtccctccatctctcccccctccgcttACCCCACTGGTCATGCCCCTCTGGTTGTCCTTACcgcttcttttcgttttcctcaCGCTGACTGCTCCTTTCTGGCGTGCTCTTTGCACTTCAGAGAACACGTGCTCGTAGAGGAGAGCACGAGCGGGCAAGAGAGGCTCAGCCTCCTTTACACAAACACAACCACAACCCCCCCACCATCTTGTCGTTTTTCGGTTACCGTCTTCTCACCCACAACTACGTTAATCGCCACCACAGCACCTCACCGCTGGCGAAGAGTGCTCTGTTTCGTTTTGTTTGTCTTTTTCGCCGGGTCGTCACACCTCTCCTCGAATCCACTGGATTCAGGAAggtggcagcggaggtgtTACGTCCTTCGTGCGACGCTGTCGGGAGAGCGCATTCGCAAAACGCGCGAAGCAGCGAAGAACGTACGCGCCTCTTCCCGTCGAGGACTTCGCAAGCGTGCTGGTGTAGAGAAGCTTCGGTTGCCCATGGAATTCAAAAGACATCATCATGAGCACGGTATGGTACCTCATATTTGTATGCGggacgctgcagcgtggcgaGAACAACTACCCGTACTGGCTGGCCGATGAGGCTGAGGCCGTCTTCGTGGCCCGTGCTCGCACCGTTAGTCGTTACCCCTTCTTCGTGAACCTTCTCCCTGACCACCCCTGGTGCTTGCCATGTGTGCTGGACTTCCCTGACTGTAACGTGCCGGGATGTGCACAGGTCGAGGGTGAAGTCTTTTCCGTCTCGGCGAAGATGAAGGCGTGGCTTGATGTACTGGAGGACATCTCCGGCGGGACgcatgtgtctgtgcccacggtggtggaggtgtgcGAGGCTCCAAGCGCGTCATTTCGGGCCCGCGGCGGAACCACCGCGGCGTCCCTCAAGTGGCCGGCGGCAGTGGACGGAGAGGCGGTGACCGTGGTGGCTGCCTTGTACTTCCGCGCGAAGGGGTACCCGGACGACTGGTCATCACCGACcccccgcagcagctcccgtCTCATTTCCAAGTTCTCAGCTGCCAGCATGTTGCGCCTCTATGGCGACCGCTTCAACGGGGGCGTGCCGGCGCATCTCATGGCGGACGGGAACTATGCCAAGGCAAGGGCCATGCAGACGGAGCTGAATGCGCTCCCTGAGGCGCACTGGCCGCCCTCTACCATTGCCTaccacgctgccgccgccaaggcCCGTGTGGCTCAGCCAGATGAGGAGCACACGGgtgccacgccgccgcccatTCCGTGCTACGGTGCCCCACTCTTTCCCAAACCGATGATTCTCTTCATCATCGACGGTATCGGCGACAATACGTACTGCGAGCTGGGCGGGCGCACAccgctggaggtggtggcgggcgTGCCGGCTGTGTCGCAGTgtgcgccttctcctgccACCGAGCCTCCTACAGCACAATCGTTGAGTGTGATGGAGGGGGTGCTCGCAGACAGTGCCAATGCTGCGTTGCGCGAGACGCTCAACGAGTATGTTACCCCTGGCATTAATGTTGTGAGCCGGCACGGCGTTAGCGGCCTCATGGATCCCTACATGGCTGGCaagagctgcggcagtgaCACAGCCCACCTCAGCATATTCGGGTACCCCCCTACCATGTACTACCGTGGCCGTGGCGCCTACGAGGCACTGGGAGCTGGgctggagctggaggaggaagacgtCGCTTTCAAGTGCAACTTCTCTACTTTCGCAGACCGAACGGAGGAGCTGTGTGGCGACGAAGACCCCGCGATGGAGGCGACGGCCTTGTCGTCGACATCTTCGGCAGGCCAGTATGTCACCCACCGCCGGTGTGACCGCGACTTCACGGTCGAGGGCCCGGTGCTCTGCAACGACCTCAACGGCACGACGGTGGCTGCTGATCTGCATGGCATCCCGTTCGACTACCCCCACATAATCAAGATGCAGTACGCTACGGAGCACCGCTGTGGGGTAGCGCTAAGCGGGGCACGGCGAGTCATGCGCGCGGACGGGTCGACGGAGTTGCTCGGCATGCTGTCGGACAAGATCACCGGTACAGATCCACTCATGGACGGGCGACTGCTTCTGCACTGCAAGCCGACGGTGGGAAAGGGTCATCCCGAGTACCCCGCCGCCGTCTACACGTGCCGGCTTGTGGAGGCTGCCTCAGCTGCCTTGACGCGCAGACTCAAGGCGCACCCGGTGAACGAAGCTAGGCGCCAACACaaccgcgccgtcgctgcgagACTCGCGAATGGATCAGGTGGGGGCGGATCAGAGACCATGGCGCGTAAGAACTTGGCCAATCTCCTCCTGttccgcggcgctgccaagAAGGGGTGGGTGCCGACGTTCGCGGTGCGCCACGGCCTTCACGGGCTGATCCTAGCGCCGACCTGCATTATCAAAGGCCTGGGCATCTGCTGCGGGCTGCGCGGTGAGGTGTGCCGCGCATGCGACCCTACCGGGCAAGAGTCTCTCCGTGGCGCCACAGGTGATTATCACTCGAATCTCATGGTCAAGGTGAGGGCcgtgctgcacgcgcttcGAATCCAGTGCCCGCCATCCCACGAGGCCGCGGTGACTGCTGCCGTGCAGTCGAAGGCTACGACAGCGCTACAGGCGGGACGCATAATCGATCCGCACTACAACTTCGTGGTGGTGCACGTCAAGGGCGTCGACAACGCCGGGCACGACAAGAGCCTGCAGCTCAAGCTGGAGATGCTTCGGCGGTCTGGGCTGGCAATGGAGGCGCTGTGGAGGGAGCTGCCTGCGGGGGCCACCATGGCCGTCATCGCGGATCATTCCACTCCGCTGGGAATCGGTGACCACTGCTGCGAGCCGGTGCCGGTTTCGGTGGCAGTGAAGCGGACGACATCTGAGGGTGCGCTGTCCGCGTGCCCGACCGACGGTGTCGAGTACTACAGCGAGGTGAAGGCCGCGTCCGGCGGTTTGGGGCGTTTCCGCGGCGAAGAGCTGATCCCTCTCATGAAGCGAGTGCACCATCACTATCACTACGTCTGACGCACCACGGAGCGACATAGAGAGGAGTGAACGTGTGGAACGCCGCGCATGGCtgatcggcagcggcgaacAGGGTAATTTCGTCTCTCTTTgagcgtctctctctttctgtgtgtgtgtgtatgagcGGCGTCTGTTTTTCGCTCTTTCGTTATCTGCTGCTTGGTGAGCGCTGTTGCGGTGCCTGCGaggtgtgtgggtgtggccaagggtggctgctgctgtggtgctgcATCATCTCTACTACGCTCATCActcgtgggtgtgtgtgtgtgaatcAGTGCATGCACAATCGACTAGACAAGCACGTgaagcatacacacacacacacacaaagacacgCTCACTCACGCTAATGACAGCCGGTTGCACTGGACAAAACTGCGGGGCCGCACGCCATGTCTCGTTaccctctccttttcctcaTCCCTCCGCCCTCTGCACTGTCTTTGTGGTGGCTGGAGGTGCGGTGCAGTGCGAGTGTGGACTGCGATCTGATCGAGGATGAGGTTGTGGGGGATGGAGACGAATTAGGTCTTCCTTCTCGCTTGTGCGtctcttcttttttgctCTTTGCTTTCTAACCCCCCAACCGCTTCTGCTCCCCTCATCTCTCTTCTGCTCTGTTCGGTGCCACAAACACGAACACAACACACACTCATAAACGCcttgtcgctgtcgtcgactTGCCCGTGCCTCTTCTATTCATGCGCACATTCGCACTTTTCCCTTTGGCGCCTCAATGTGCGCGCATCATCGACGATGAACGTCAACAGTCTTCGTTTCGCAAGCAGCCGTCGCCCAAGGCGAAGCTTGCCATTACCATTTCGTGGGCCCACAaccccctccgccccccaGCCATCTCTGTACCCTCTTGTGCTACCTTCACTCACTCTTTCTATTATTGCTTCgccctctctgctgctgctgacgtcACGCTAAACGACGACACCAATCATAGGCACACGCGGATACACGCCAAGCGTACTCACCATCGTGCTGTAGCCTTCCATAAACAGGAGTCGTGTGTCTTTCTGTGTGCTTCGGGGATCATTGCGCGGTGTTGCTGCGCattctcctccctcctcctcctcctcctcctcctgccacACTTGCTCATTCCCTCGCACACCTTTTTCCCCTGTCGCTCTGCTTGCCACGCGACTCCATTTTTGTTTTGTATTTTTAAGATATACGCATATCTTCGAACTTCTCTGTGGCCGTGCTGACATCGCTTCTCTTGCGTGCTCCGTCCCcatcctccctctttcctctttcCGGTCTACACCTATTGGGCAATCACAGTCATCTTCGGCTTCGCTAGCTGTTTGCGGTGCACCGGAGAGTCTGACTTTCTTCACGCGGACTTGCCCCCGCCTGCGGCAACGTCGTCGACGCATTCGCCCTTCCCTCCGGTCTTGTTTCTTCAAAGGTGGCGTCGCGTACCAGCACTCCTCTTCGTCCGCACGACGCCCGCACTGCCAGTGCGGACACCCACCTGCCTCATCACATCGCCAATGTAAACACGTTAGCCGGTCAGC encodes the following:
- a CDS encoding 2,3-bisphosphoglycerate-independent phosphoglycerate mutase-like, with product MSTVWYLIFVCGTLQRGENNYPYWLADEAEAVFVARARTVSRYPFFVNLLPDHPWCLPCVLDFPDCNVPGCAQVEGEVFSVSAKMKAWLDVLEDISGGTHVSVPTVVEVCEAPSASFRARGGTTAASLKWPAAVDGEAVTVVAALYFRAKGYPDDWSSPTPRSSSRLISKFSAASMLRLYGDRFNGGVPAHLMADGNYAKARAMQTELNALPEAHWPPSTIAYHAAAAKARVAQPDEEHTGATPPPIPCYGAPLFPKPMILFIIDGIGDNTYCELGGRTPLEVVAGVPAVSQCAPSPATEPPTAQSLSVMEGVLADSANAALRETLNEYVTPGINVVSRHGVSGLMDPYMAGKSCGSDTAHLSIFGYPPTMYYRGRGAYEALGAGLELEEEDVAFKCNFSTFADRTEELCGDEDPAMEATALSSTSSAGQYVTHRRCDRDFTVEGPVLCNDLNGTTVAADLHGIPFDYPHIIKMQYATEHRCGVALSGARRVMRADGSTELLGMLSDKITGTDPLMDGRLLLHCKPTVGKGHPEYPAAVYTCRLVEAASAALTRRLKAHPVNEARRQHNRAVAARLANGSGGGGSETMARKNLANLLLFRGAAKKGWVPTFAVRHGLHGLILAPTCIIKGLGICCGLRGEVCRACDPTGQESLRGATGDYHSNLMVKVRAVLHALRIQCPPSHEAAVTAAVQSKATTALQAGRIIDPHYNFVVVHVKGVDNAGHDKSLQLKLEMLRRSGLAMEALWRELPAGATMAVIADHSTPLGIGDHCCEPVPVSVAVKRTTSEGALSACPTDGVEYYSEVKAASGGLGRFRGEELIPLMKRVHHHYHYV
- a CDS encoding glycoprotein 96-92, putative, which encodes MSAAPSDVAEQHVDPAPADSVAPLANASQQEESATNNFHSSSAGNGKVLPGIPNAKKRLLRKSRSVATVEAAKKCKEEDKKLADEIAKAREAEARAAKEKAKRIREAEAESRKKRDHKDVRIQKDVEEERKQREELQRQREEEEKQRIEMVRKQREEAQKKREEIQKQREDEIKRRKAEIEAERQKLKELQEEHEREQEEVRQRRVAEEKEAQKRAEKKAEEVEGEFAATRRQRKGELEELQRQREKEEKQRIEMVRKQREEAQRKKEKLKERDSKEAEEIKRQRKEEQAELQKWREKEQEAQRKKIEELRTKGKKDSKKEQILKEKRRTAAAERERLEEQRRKQKEEEEKELEAKRKRVMEQLEKNYDIVDEEEYEREREKARQMREEQEKATAVALGLA